One uncultured Jannaschia sp. DNA segment encodes these proteins:
- the trxB gene encoding thioredoxin-disulfide reductase, which translates to MSETRHSKVLIIGSGPAGYTAAVYASRAMLEPVLVQGIQPGGQLTITTEVENWPGDTEVQGPALMERMEAHARAVGTEIVGDHISELDLSKRPFTAKSDSGTTYTADALILATGAQAKWLGLPSEETFKGFGVSACATCDGFFYRGQTVIVVGGGNTAVEEALFLTNFAEKVILVHRRDTLRAEKILQDRLFKNPKIETIWDHQLEEVLGTDMPKGVTGVRLAHRETGATQEVACTGVFIAIGHAPASELVKDKLETHMGGYVVTKPDSTVTSIPGVFAAGDLTDHIYRQAVTSAGMGCMAALEAERFLAEHGLDSEIDQDQSAPLGYGAPVDEPAE; encoded by the coding sequence ATGTCCGAGACCCGTCATTCCAAGGTTCTGATCATCGGCTCCGGCCCGGCGGGTTATACCGCCGCCGTCTACGCATCCCGCGCCATGCTCGAGCCCGTCCTGGTGCAGGGCATTCAGCCCGGCGGCCAGCTGACGATCACCACCGAGGTCGAGAACTGGCCCGGCGACACCGAGGTGCAGGGTCCCGCGCTGATGGAGCGGATGGAGGCCCATGCCCGCGCCGTCGGCACCGAGATCGTGGGCGACCACATCTCCGAGCTGGACCTCTCGAAGCGGCCCTTCACGGCCAAGTCCGACAGCGGCACGACCTATACCGCCGACGCCCTGATCCTCGCGACGGGGGCGCAGGCGAAGTGGCTGGGCCTGCCGTCCGAAGAGACGTTCAAGGGCTTCGGCGTCAGCGCCTGCGCCACCTGCGACGGCTTCTTCTATCGCGGCCAGACGGTCATCGTGGTCGGCGGGGGCAACACCGCCGTCGAGGAGGCGCTGTTCCTGACGAACTTCGCCGAGAAGGTCATCCTCGTGCACCGCCGCGACACGCTCCGGGCCGAGAAGATCCTGCAGGACCGGCTCTTCAAGAACCCCAAGATCGAGACGATCTGGGATCATCAACTCGAGGAAGTGCTGGGCACCGACATGCCCAAGGGCGTGACCGGCGTCCGGCTGGCCCACCGCGAGACGGGTGCCACGCAGGAGGTTGCGTGCACCGGCGTCTTCATCGCCATCGGCCACGCGCCCGCCTCCGAGCTGGTGAAGGACAAGCTCGAAACCCATATGGGCGGCTACGTCGTCACCAAGCCCGATTCGACCGTGACCAGCATTCCCGGCGTCTTCGCGGCGGGCGACCTGACGGATCACATCTACCGCCAGGCGGTCACGAGCGCCGGAATGGGCTGCATGGCCGCGCTGGAGGCGGAACGGTTTCTGGCCGAGCACGGGCTCGATTCCGAGATCGATCAGGACCAGTCCGCGCCGCTGGGCTACGGCGCCCCGGTGGACGAACCCGCGGAGTGA
- a CDS encoding Lrp/AsnC family transcriptional regulator has translation MPATKLDPIDRQILAELQADGRMTNVELARRVGISAPPCLRRVRALEEAGLIQGYHADVNARALGFEVQVFAMVSLQRQAEVDLSAFEALATQWPLVRECHMLNGEIDFILKCVAPDLSTFQSFLTGELTAADNVASVKTSLVIRGAKDVPGVPFDVLEARLAMDA, from the coding sequence ATGCCCGCAACCAAGCTCGATCCCATCGACCGCCAGATCCTCGCCGAGCTTCAGGCCGACGGGCGGATGACCAATGTCGAGCTGGCGCGGCGGGTCGGCATCTCGGCCCCGCCCTGCCTGCGCCGCGTGCGCGCGCTCGAGGAGGCGGGCCTGATCCAGGGCTACCACGCGGATGTGAACGCCCGCGCGCTGGGCTTCGAGGTGCAGGTCTTCGCGATGGTGTCGCTGCAGCGCCAGGCGGAGGTCGACCTTTCGGCCTTCGAGGCGCTGGCCACCCAGTGGCCCCTCGTGCGGGAGTGCCACATGCTCAACGGCGAGATCGACTTCATCCTGAAATGCGTGGCCCCCGATCTTTCGACCTTCCAATCCTTCCTGACGGGCGAGCTGACGGCGGCCGACAACGTCGCGTCGGTCAAGACGTCGCTGGTGATCCGGGGCGCAAAGGACGTGCCCGGCG